A DNA window from Acropora palmata chromosome 12, jaAcrPala1.3, whole genome shotgun sequence contains the following coding sequences:
- the LOC141859469 gene encoding uncharacterized protein LOC141859469: MLSGCLLYFLVILAMHNVHAVLPPCVDTLTRLDRNSLIEHYFHLGFDYSEILGFLLLCHGIQISLRQLKRILSSNGLFRRRAYSSPRQVITAVERELRGSGSLLGYRQMHQRLRCQYRFTVDRESVRLILQSLDPDGVEKRSRPRLRRRQYHSKGPNYIWHIDGYDKLKPYGFCVHGAIDGYSRRIMWLEVSRSNNNPRLIASYFLDCVKELVGVPRIIRGDQGTENVNVAAIQRFFRYDDQADFAGEKSFLYGRSVSNQRIEAWWGFLRRSDTEWWINFFKDLKDQGLYNETDLFQVECLLFCFMPVLQDELRRVVQEWNLHKIRPSSNESSPPGRPETLYFLPELTSTSSYLNNIKAIDIDVAEDVCCESPDTDVPDSFAELAQIIMDEKGLEMPSSPQSALNLYLELLSSIEDI; the protein is encoded by the coding sequence ATGCTGTCTGGCTGCCTTCTTTATTTCCTCGTCATCCTGGCAATGCACAATGTACACGCAGTACTTCCACCATGTGTTGATACTCTAACGCGCCTGGATAGGAACTCATTGATTGAACATTATTTTCATCTCGGCTTTGACTATAGCGAGATTCTAGGGTTTCTCCTACTTTGCCATGGAATTCAAATCAGTCTTCGCCAGCTTAAGCGAATTCTCAGTTCTAATGGCTTATTTAGGAGGCGAGCCTACAGCAGCCCACGTCAAGTTATAACTGCAGTTGAAAGAGAGCTTCGGGGCAGTGGGAGTCTCTTGGGATATCGACAAATGCACCAAAGATTACGATGCCAGTATCGTTTTACTGTTGATCGCGAGTCTGTTCGTCTCATATTGCAGTCCCTTGATCCTGATGGAGTGGAAAAGCGTTCACGGCCTAGGCTACGGAGAAGGCAATACCATTCTAAAGGCCCAAATTACATCTGGCATATCGATGGATATGATAAACTTAAGCCTTACGGATTTTGTGTTCATGGCGCTATTGACGGATACAGCCGTCGCATCATGTGGCTGGAGGTCAGTAGAAGCAATAACAACCCAAGGCTTATAGCATCATACTTTCTAGATTGTGTTAAGGAACTGGTAGGTGTTCCTCGTATAATTCGTGGTGATCAAGGAACTGAAAATGTGAATGTGGCAGCTATACAGCGCTTTTTTCGCTACGATGATCAAGCCGATTTTGCTGGCGAGAAAAGTTTCCTTTACGGACGATCTGTGTCTAACCAAAGGATTGAAGCGTGGTGGGGATTTTTGAGGAGATCCGACACAGAATGGTGGATTAACTTTTTTAAAGACTTGAAGGATCAAGGGTTATATAACGAAACCGATTTATTCCAAGTAGAGTgcctgttgttttgttttatgccTGTACTTCAAGATGAATTAAGACGTGTTGTGCAAGAGTGGAACCTTCATAAGATAAGACCCTCCTCTAACGAATCCTCTCCTCCGGGTCGACCAGAAACCTTGTACTTTTTGCCTGAGCTCACCAGTACAAGCTCTTATCTCAACAACATCAAAGCAATTGACATAGATGTAGCGGAGGATGTATGTTGTGAATCTCCAGACACTGATGTTCCCGATAGCTTTGCTGAGCTGGCACAGATAATTATGGATGAGAAAGGGTTAGAAATGCCAAGCAGTCCTCAAAGCGCACTTAACCTTTATTTAGAACTGCTTTCTTCCATTGAAGATATTTAA